The Gemmatimonas sp. UBA7669 genome includes a window with the following:
- the zigA gene encoding zinc metallochaperone GTPase ZigA, with amino-acid sequence MAATTLQQDRRLPVTVLSGFLGAGKTTLLNHVLANRDGLRVAVIVNDMSEVNIDAQLVRGGEAALSRTQETLVEMTNGCICCTLRDDLLQEVSRLAAEGRFDYLLIESTGIGEPLPVAATFTFETETGVSLSDVARLDTMVTVVDAHRFLHDLGSLDDLKARQLALGEEDERTIPDLLIDQVEFANVLVLNKTDLVSDEELGRLLAILRHLNPDAELVTSVRGVVAPRVVLGRGLFDFEAAEAAPGWQKELAGEHMPETEEYGISSFVYRARRPFHPQRLWEQVDRGFPGVLRAKGFFWVATRPDLVGSWSQAGQLVEVNPAGFWYAVSPPDSWDVDDDQRADLEALWHPELGDRRQEIAVIGQGLDRLGLEALLDACLVTDEELRAGPALWSTFADPFPEWALEERSDEELADEELSTKEASSDAR; translated from the coding sequence ATGGCGGCCACCACGCTGCAGCAGGACCGCCGCCTGCCCGTCACCGTCCTCTCCGGCTTCCTGGGTGCCGGCAAGACCACGCTGCTCAATCACGTGCTGGCCAATCGCGACGGACTGCGCGTGGCCGTCATCGTGAACGACATGAGCGAGGTCAATATCGACGCGCAACTGGTGCGCGGCGGCGAGGCCGCGCTCTCGCGCACGCAGGAAACGCTGGTCGAGATGACCAATGGCTGCATCTGCTGCACGCTCCGCGACGATCTGCTGCAGGAGGTGTCCCGTCTCGCGGCAGAGGGTCGCTTCGACTACCTGCTCATCGAGAGCACGGGCATCGGCGAACCGCTGCCGGTGGCGGCGACCTTCACCTTCGAGACCGAAACAGGCGTGTCGCTGTCCGACGTGGCGCGGCTCGACACCATGGTCACGGTGGTTGATGCGCACCGCTTCTTGCACGACCTCGGCTCACTCGACGATCTCAAGGCCAGGCAACTGGCACTGGGCGAAGAGGATGAACGCACCATTCCCGATCTGCTCATCGATCAGGTGGAATTCGCCAACGTGCTCGTGCTCAACAAGACCGATCTCGTCTCCGACGAGGAACTCGGGCGGCTGCTGGCAATCTTGCGCCACCTCAATCCCGATGCGGAACTCGTGACATCGGTGCGTGGCGTCGTGGCGCCCCGCGTCGTGCTTGGCCGCGGCCTCTTTGATTTCGAAGCCGCCGAGGCCGCGCCCGGCTGGCAAAAAGAACTGGCCGGCGAGCACATGCCGGAGACCGAGGAGTACGGTATCTCCAGCTTCGTGTATCGCGCGCGCCGACCGTTTCACCCGCAGCGGCTGTGGGAGCAGGTTGATCGTGGCTTCCCCGGCGTGCTGCGCGCCAAGGGATTCTTCTGGGTGGCCACCCGTCCCGACCTCGTGGGCAGTTGGTCGCAGGCCGGACAACTGGTGGAAGTGAATCCGGCCGGGTTCTGGTATGCCGTCTCGCCGCCAGACAGCTGGGACGTGGACGACGATCAGCGCGCCGATCTTGAGGCGCTGTGGCATCCCGAATTGGGCGACCGCCGTCAGGAAATCGCCGTCATTGGCCAGGGGCTCGACCGGCTCGGACTCGAGGCGCTGCTGGACGCCTGCCTTGTCACCGACGAGGAGCTGCGCGCCGGTCCCGCCTTGTGGTCCACGTTTGCCGATCCGTTCCCCGAGTGGGCCCTCGAGGAGCGGTCTGACGAGGAGCTCGCCGATGAGGAGCTATCCACCAAGGAGGCCAGCAGCGACGCGAGGTGA
- the rpmG gene encoding 50S ribosomal protein L33, which translates to MAKSGRVQVKLRSTESHHMYVTTKNPRSTPQRMEKRKYDPQVRRHVLYREAK; encoded by the coding sequence GGCAAAGAGCGGTCGCGTCCAGGTCAAACTGCGGTCCACGGAAAGTCACCACATGTACGTGACCACCAAGAACCCCCGCAGCACGCCGCAGCGCATGGAGAAGCGCAAGTACGACCCGCAGGTGCGCCGCCATGTGCTCTACCGGGAGGCCAAGTGA